The DNA window ACTATTTTACTTAAATCCTCGAGCGTTAAACAGCCCTCTTCAGATAAAATCTCATCCAATACTTGAGCGGATTTTTCATCATCTTCACGGCTGAAACCGAAATCGTCTAGAATTTCTTTATAGTATATACTCCACTGGCCAAATTCCATAGTTTTAACCTCATTCATTAACAATATTAATATCTTTACCAGTCATGCTATTATATAATTTTGCAATTTGCCTTAATGTGAAACCGACACCGAATGCTGAAATCACCGTTCCTATACTGACGCTTCCGAAAGGCGTCGTATAGAATAAAGCGCACATTATGAGAGATATTATGACCATCGTGGCGTCAAAGGCGATTTTAATTGATGAAAACCTCCATCCGGTGACGAGGACAATTGATTCGACGCATCCCTCGCCCGGAAGGGGTGCGATATTTGCCGGCATGTAGATGAATATTCCAAGGGCTATGAGAAATATGCTTACGAATATCAGGATTACATTAATGATTAGCGTGTCGGGAATGTTTAATGCGTAAACGATATATAATGCCACATCCGTGAAATAGCTGAAAAGAAAGCAGTTGATGAACTGCAGCAGTCTTC is part of the Methanobrevibacter millerae genome and encodes:
- a CDS encoding YczE/YyaS/YitT family protein → MIKRICLFVLGLFIMSFGVAFSIKSTFGTTPISSISYALALCTDMDVGLATFIFNAALIFLQMIILRSRFRARRLLQFINCFLFSYFTDVALYIVYALNIPDTLIINVILIFVSIFLIALGIFIYMPANIAPLPGEGCVESIVLVTGWRFSSIKIAFDATMVIISLIMCALFYTTPFGSVSIGTVISAFGVGFTLRQIAKLYNSMTGKDINIVNE